The Budorcas taxicolor isolate Tak-1 chromosome 5, Takin1.1, whole genome shotgun sequence genome includes a window with the following:
- the PMCH gene encoding pro-MCH produces MAKMNFSSYILILTFSLLSQGISLSASKSIRNLEDDMVFKTLRLGKAFQKEDTAEKSIVVPSLEQYKNDESSFMNDEENKNSKNAGSKHNFLNHGLPLNLAIKPYLALKGSVAFPAENEVQNTESTQEKREIGDEENSAKFPIGRRDFDMLRCMLGRVYRPCWQV; encoded by the exons ATGGCAAAAATGAATTTCTCTTCCTACATATTAATACtaactttttctttgctttctcaagGCATTTCACTTTCAGCATCCAAGTCGATAAGAAATTTAGAAGATGACATGGTATTTAAAACGTTGAGGCTGGGGAAAGCCTTTCAGAAGGAAGATACCGCAGAAAAATCAATTGTTGTTCCTTCCCTGGAGCAATATAAAAATGATGAGAGCAGTTTCATGaatgatgaagaaaacaaaaattcaaag AATGCAGGTTCCAAACATAATTTCTTAAATCATGGCCTGCCACTGAATCTGGCTATAAAACCTTATCTTGCACTAAAAGGATCTGTAGCTTTTCCAGCTGAGAATGAAGTTCAAAATACTGAATCAAcacaagaaaagagagaaattggGGATGAAGAAAACTCAGCTAAATTTCCTATAGGAAGGAGAGATTTTGACA tgctCAGGTGTATGCTGGGAAGAGTCTATCGACCTTGTTGGCAAGTCTGA